One window from the genome of Breoghania sp. L-A4 encodes:
- a CDS encoding uracil-DNA glycosylase, with product MDTQHAPDPRTLDALLDFYVAAGVDCALEETPVDRFAETAEQASKARAARPAQPAPAPPAAAQGLKPSFAPSQPSRPSATQPSQPAAPQRPAPPQPSLHHLPDQPVRGFAELHGDEAIDAARALAEGAASLADLRDAVAQFTGCGLRTTAKSLVFADGNPAARVMVVGGAPEREDDIEGRPFTGPAGQLLDRMLAAIALDRSSVYLANTVPWRPPGGREPSAIEADICAPFIRRQIALCNPDVLVCMGGVAAKLLLGLRGPVLKERGQWHAFVVESRQIPAMATLRVSDLLANPAYKKPVWQDLLAIQARLAQAPAS from the coding sequence ATGGATACACAGCACGCCCCCGACCCCCGGACGCTCGACGCCCTGCTGGATTTCTATGTCGCGGCGGGGGTGGATTGCGCGCTCGAGGAGACGCCCGTCGACCGCTTCGCCGAGACGGCCGAGCAGGCGAGCAAGGCGCGCGCGGCCCGTCCCGCGCAACCAGCGCCCGCGCCGCCGGCTGCGGCGCAGGGCCTGAAGCCCTCGTTCGCCCCGTCTCAGCCGTCTCGGCCGTCCGCGACCCAACCCTCTCAGCCGGCGGCCCCGCAACGTCCCGCGCCGCCGCAACCGTCGCTGCATCATCTGCCGGACCAGCCGGTGCGCGGTTTCGCCGAGCTGCATGGGGACGAGGCGATCGACGCCGCACGCGCTTTGGCCGAGGGCGCGGCGAGCCTGGCCGACCTGCGAGACGCGGTGGCGCAGTTCACCGGCTGCGGCCTGCGCACCACGGCAAAATCGCTGGTGTTCGCCGACGGCAATCCGGCGGCACGGGTGATGGTCGTCGGCGGCGCGCCGGAGCGCGAGGACGACATCGAGGGCAGGCCGTTCACCGGTCCGGCGGGCCAGTTGCTCGACAGGATGCTGGCGGCCATCGCGCTGGACCGCTCCAGCGTCTATCTCGCCAACACGGTGCCGTGGCGGCCGCCGGGCGGCCGCGAGCCGAGCGCGATCGAGGCGGACATCTGCGCGCCGTTCATCCGCCGGCAGATCGCCCTGTGCAATCCGGACGTGCTGGTCTGCATGGGCGGCGTGGCGGCGAAGCTCCTGCTGGGCCTGCGCGGCCCGGTGCTCAAGGAACGCGGGCAGTGGCACGCCTTTGTCGTCGAATCCCGCCAGATACCGGCCATGGCGACCCTGCGCGTCTCCGATCTGCTGGCCAACCCGGCCTACAAGAAGCCCGTCTGGCAGGACCTTCTGGCGATCCAGGCCCGGCTCGC